Genomic window (Devosia chinhatensis):
GCTGACGATCAGCGTTGCCGCTGCCGCCATTTCGGGGACGCGCGCCGCCCATTCGACCAAGATGATGGCGGCGTCGTCGTCCATAAGTCCCAGCTCGTCCACTTCGGCAATATCGGCCAGGCGGTAGAGGTCGGCATGCAGGACCGGCCCGGCTTCGGTCTCGTAAGGCTGCACTATGGCAAAGGTGGGCGAGGGGACTTCGAGCTCCGCGTCTCCGGCCAGTGCGCGGATGATGGCGCGGGCCAGTGCCGTCTTGCCGGCGCCCAGATCCCCCTCGAGGCTGACAATGTCGCCGCCCCTGAGCTGGGCGGCAATTTCAGCGCCGAACGCGGCAGTGGCCGCATCGTCTGCCAGAAAGGTTTCGCGCTCGTCCATGTCGGGTCCGCCCCTTTGCCCGCTTCGGGCCCAGGCCTATTCGGCCACGCCGGCCAGGGCGCTGTCCAGCGGCAGGTTGACGATGATGCGGCTGCCCTTGGGCTCACGCTTTTCCGCCGAAATCGTGCCACCATGGAGGTTGACGAAGGTCCGCACGATCGAGAGCGCCAGCCCCGCGCCGCGTTGCCGCCCACCCGATTGCGGCCCGTCCAGCCGGGTCAGGATGGCGGCCTTCATCTCGTCAGTAATGCCGGGGCCCTCGTCCTCGATGACGAAGATCATCCGGTCGCCGCGATGGCTGGCCGAAAGCCGGATTTCCCCGCCCGGCGGCGAGAACCGCGCGGCGTTGGACAGCAGGTTGTAGAGCACCTGCACGATGCGCGTCCGGTCGGCGACGAAGACCGGAAGGTCCGGCTCGATGTCGATGACGAGATTGGGTGCGTCGCCCGCAACTTCTGGGAAGGTCGCGGTGATCCCGGCCTTGGCCTTGTCGACCAGCGCCATCACGTCGAGCGGCTCGGGATTGAGCTCGGCAATGCCGGCATCGACCGATGCCAGGTCGAGAATATTGTCGATCAGCACGCCCAGCGTCACCGAGGAGGCGCGGATATAGTCGATATATTCGCGCTGCCGTGCGTTGAAGCTGCCCCCCTCCATGTCGGAAAGCAGATCGGCAAAGCCGATGATATTGGTCAGCGGGCTGCGCAGTTCATAGGAGACGTTTTCCACGAACGCGTCCTTGAGCCGGTCTGCGGCGACCAGGGCATCGTTGCGCTCCTTGAGCACCTTCGAATAGGAGGCGCTTTCGGTGACATCGAGAAAGGTCATCATCGTCTGCCCGTCGGGCAGCCGGGTAATGGCATAGTCGATCAGCCGCCCGTCGGAGCGGTTGATCCGGCCATGCCGGTCGGTGCGGGTGGGGTTGAGATCGATGATCGAGCGCTTGAGGTCGCGCCAGATCGTAGCGCCGTCCTCGGGAATGGCCTGCCCGCTGGCCTCGGCCAACTGGTCGATATGGGGGCTGCTGCCAAAGGCGTTCATCGGCAGCTTCCACAGCTTGGAAAGCTGCGGGTTGGACAGCGTCAGCCGCCCATTGGTGCCGAACACTGCCACCGCTTCGCTCAGCGCGTTCATGCTTTCGCGCAGCACATTGGTGAACGCCTTGTTGGTGCTTTCCAGCTCCAGCCGCTCGGTCAGGTCCTCGAACACGTAGATGACGCCGCCATTGGGGCCGGCGGGGGCGGAAATCACCTTGATGGTGCGCCCGTCGGGCAGGTGCCACGGGTCGGCCTCGAAGGGCGCCTTGCGCTCATAGCTCTCGAGGTGCTTGGCCCGCCAGGTATGGTAATCCACCTGGTTGGGCAGCATGCCCAGCGTGCGCAATTTGTCGAGGATCGCGCGTTCGTCGAGCCCGGGGGTGAGGAAGGCGCGGCTGAGGTTCCAGAGATTGGC
Coding sequences:
- the tsaE gene encoding tRNA (adenosine(37)-N6)-threonylcarbamoyltransferase complex ATPase subunit type 1 TsaE → MDERETFLADDAATAAFGAEIAAQLRGGDIVSLEGDLGAGKTALARAIIRALAGDAELEVPSPTFAIVQPYETEAGPVLHADLYRLADIAEVDELGLMDDDAAIILVEWAARVPEMAAAATLIVSLVIPLGGDGRLARITRR
- a CDS encoding sensor histidine kinase encodes the protein MAPERLRKHLGFAAIASAPLTLIMAAPALAQGFVPAQLGGIAPLAVALGAGGFALASMAIIRTIQAESRAARRRAADQIANLRAMVDEYENLISGSNELTVLWSDQGAPRILGQAGTVLPEGRQPQSLLNLHSWLGAAEANRLGDLLDELRLQGRGFTASVRTSEGKVVRVTGWTMGTGAALRLRPAFTQPSDEAALVADTSAETASDDKQSARTILGLLSLPAYLRDSNGRLCFANSAYCALAKALGKTCSETEPTEIIEPGLRARNQGHPGGVLVDLGDKGRFELVESALPEGLAGYLRPQEAARAPVESGLAHIGGIIDALATPIAIFNSRRELTQFNAAYANLWNLSRAFLTPGLDERAILDKLRTLGMLPNQVDYHTWRAKHLESYERKAPFEADPWHLPDGRTIKVISAPAGPNGGVIYVFEDLTERLELESTNKAFTNVLRESMNALSEAVAVFGTNGRLTLSNPQLSKLWKLPMNAFGSSPHIDQLAEASGQAIPEDGATIWRDLKRSIIDLNPTRTDRHGRINRSDGRLIDYAITRLPDGQTMMTFLDVTESASYSKVLKERNDALVAADRLKDAFVENVSYELRSPLTNIIGFADLLSDMEGGSFNARQREYIDYIRASSVTLGVLIDNILDLASVDAGIAELNPEPLDVMALVDKAKAGITATFPEVAGDAPNLVIDIEPDLPVFVADRTRIVQVLYNLLSNAARFSPPGGEIRLSASHRGDRMIFVIEDEGPGITDEMKAAILTRLDGPQSGGRQRGAGLALSIVRTFVNLHGGTISAEKREPKGSRIIVNLPLDSALAGVAE